In Piliocolobus tephrosceles isolate RC106 chromosome 4, ASM277652v3, whole genome shotgun sequence, the following are encoded in one genomic region:
- the PHAX gene encoding phosphorylated adapter RNA export protein produces the protein MALEVGDMEDGQLSDSDSDMTVAPSDRTLQLPKVLGGDSAMRAFQNTATTCAPVSHYRAVESVDSSEESFSDSDDDSCLWKRKRQKCFNPPPKPEPFQFGQSSQKPPVAGGKKINNIWGAVLQEQNQDAVATELGILGMEGTIDRSRQSETYNYLLAKKLRRESQEHTKDLDKELDEYMHSGKKMGSKEEENGQGHLKRKRPVKDRLGNRPEMNYKGRYEITEEDSQEKVADEISFRLQEPKKDLIARVVRIIGNKKAIELLMETAEVEQNGGLFIMNGSRRRTPGGVFLNLLKNTPSISEEQIKDIFYIENQKEYENKKAARKRRTQVLGKKMKQAIKSLNFQEDDDTSRETFASDTNEALASLDESQEGHGEAKLDAEEAIEVDHSHDLDIF, from the exons ATGGCGTTGGAGGTCGGCGACATGGAAGATGGGCAGCTTTCCGACTCGGATTCCGACATGACGGTCGCACCCAGCGACAGGACGCTGCAGTTGCCG AAAGTGCTAGGTGGCGACAGTGCTATGAGGGCCTTCCAGAACACGGCAACGACATGTGCGCCAGTATCACATTATCGAGCTGTTGAAAGCGTGGATTCAAGTGAAGAGAGTTTTTCTGATTCAGATGATGATAGCTGTCTTTGGAAACGCAAACGACAGAAATGTTTTAACCCTCCTCCCAAACCAGAGCCTTTTCAGTTTGGCCAGAGCAGTCAGAAACCACCTGTTGCTGGAGGAAAGAAGATTAACAACATATGGGGTGCTGTGCTGCAGGAACAGAATCAAGATGCAGTGGCCACTGAACTTGGTATCTTGGGAATGGAGGGCACTATTGACAGAAGCAGACAGTCCGAGACTTACAATTATTTGCTTGCTAAGAAACTTAGGAGGGAATCTCAAGAGCATACAAAAGATCTAGACAAGGAACTAGATGAATATATGCACAGTGGCAAAAAAATGGGGtcaaaggaagaggaaaatgggCAAGGTCATCTCAAAAGGAAACGACCTGTCAAAGACAGGCTGGGGAACAGACCAGAAATGAACTATAAAGGTCGATATGAGATCACAGAGGAAGATTCTCAAGAGAAAGTGGCTGATGAAATTTCATTCAG GTTACAGGAACCAAAGAAAGACCTGATAGCTCGAGTAGTGAGGATTATTGGGAACAAAAAGGCAATTGAACTTCTGATGGAAACTGCTGAAGTTGAACAAAATGGTGGTCTCTTTATAATG AATGGTAGTCGCAGAAGAACACCAGGTGGAGTTTTTCTGAATCTCTTGAAAAACACTCCTAGTATCAGCGAGGAACAAATTAAG GACATTTTCTACATTGAAAACCAAAAGGAATACGAAAATAAAAAAGCTGCTAGGAAGAGGAGAACACAAGTGTTgggaaaaaagatgaaacaagCTATTAAAAGTCTAAATTTTCAAGAGGATGATGATACATCACGAGAAACTTTTGCAAGTGACACAAATGAGGCCTTGGCCTCTCTTGATGAGTCACAGGAAGGACATGGAGAAGCCAAGTTGGATGCAGAGGAAGCCATTGAAGTTGATCATTCTCATGATTTGGACattttttaa